Genomic window (Planococcus sp. MSAK28401):
GCGTTCTAGCGGTAACGGAGCAATTGATTCCAGCGGTCCAGAAGTTGAAAGCGACTTTGGATGAAAAAGCGAAGAAATTCGACGACGTCATCAAAATCGGCCGCACGCACTTGCAGGATGCCACACCGCTTACATTAGGCCAGGAAATCAGCGGCTGGCGCCACATGTTGGAGAAAAGCGAGCGCATGATCAAAGAAAGCGTCGAGCATATGCGTGAACTTGCGATCGGCGGAACAGCAGTTGGAACAGGCATTAACGCAGACCCGAAATTCGGCGGCTATGTTGCGGAATTCATCGCAGAAGCAGTCGGCACGGAATTCACTTCAGCGGAAAACAAATTCCATGCACTGACAAGCCACGATGAAATGGTCTATGTGCACGGTGCAGTGAAAGCTCTTGCGGCAGATGCGATGAAGATTGCCAACGATGTACGCTGGCTCGCAAGCGGCCCACGCAGCGGCATCGGCGAAATCACGATTCCGGCAAATGAGCCGGGCAGCTCGATCATGCCAGGGAAAGTTAACCCGACGCAAAGCGAAGCCTTGACGATGGTATCAGCCCAGGTCATGGGCAACGACGCAGCGATCGGATTTGCGGCGAGCCAAGGAAACTTTGAACTCAATGTCTTCAAACCGGTCATTGCATACAACTTCCTGCAATCGGTCCGCTTGTTGACGGATTCGCTCGTTTCCTTTAACGATAACTGTGCGATCGGTATCGAAGCGAACTTGGACGTCATCGAAAACCACGTGAAAAATTCCTTGATGCTCGTCACTTCGCTCAACCCGCATATCGGTTACGAAAAAGCGGCAGCAATTGCCAAGCAAGCACATAACGAAGGTACGACGTTGAAAGAATCAGCAGTCAAGAGTGGCCACTTAACGGCGGAGCAATTCGACGAATGGGTGCGCCCGGAGAATATGGTAGGAAAATAATGCAAACAGCCGGGAGTTCCCCGGCTGTTTTTTTGTGGAACAAGGAGTTTTAGGGCAGGAAATAGAAGTAGAGGTAATAAGGAACCGAAAAAGTAAAACATCAGAAACTACAAAAGAGGTGCAGTATGCAAAAAACATTTATTACATCATGGAGCGGGGGCAAAGACTCCGCTTTGGCATTCTTTAGGGCAGTCCAGCAAGGACATGTGCCAATCGCGTTGTTCACCATGTTCGAAGAAGACGGGGAACGCTCAAGATCCCACGGTTTGAAAAAGCAGATCTTGGAAGCGCAAGCGGAACGGATGGGCTTGCCTTTAGTGATCGGCCAAGCAGACTGGTCAGGATATGAAAAGGAATTTATCCACCATCTGCAGCATTTCAAAGAACAAGGCATCGAAATGGGTGTGTACGGCGATATTGACCTGCAGGACCATCTTGATTGGGTTGAAAAAGTCAGCGAAAAGGCAGAACTCGATGTCTTGCACCCATTATGGCAAGAAGCCCGCCGGTCGCTATTGGAAGAGCTGATCGAAGAGGAGTTCAAAGCTGTCATTACAGTGGTGGACACTGCACGAGTCGGGGAGGAGTTTCTCGGGCGCGTTTTTACCCGCGAGCTGATCGAGGAGCTAGAAGCACTCGGCATCGATGCCTGCGGAGAGGAAGGGGAATTCCATACCACATTGGTGGACGGCCCGATTTTTGTTGAACCGCTGCCAGTGGAGTTCGGGGACATTGTGCATGATGGCCAGTACGCAATGCTCGAAGTGAAACTTCAAACAGGGGAGTGATGGAATGTGATCCAGATCATCAGCGTTGAAGAAAAGCATATCCGCCAAATGTCTGCATTGCTTTCAAAACGCCAGGCTCGGGAGCGGAAGATTTTCCCGTATCTGCCGGATAAGTTCGAGGAAATTGATGAGGCGGAGATTGTCATCCGCAAATTGCTCGAGCGCCCTTATGTGAGTGGGGTAGTCGCTGTCCGGGGCATTGATGTAATCGGATACCTGATTTATGAATTCAAGGAAGAAGCCCATCGTGGCCGCTATGTATGGATGGATTATGAATCGATCGCCATCAGCGAGCACGAACATCCGCGCTTGTTGCGCTTATTATATGCGGATGCTGGAGCGGAATGGGTCAAGCATGGTTATTTCCATCATGTGCTGATGGCGCCGCTTGGAGATGAAATGGTGTTCGAGCAATGGTTCGATCAAGGATTCGCCTTCGAGCAGAAATACGCCATCCTGTCGCTTGATGATTATGAACCAAAAAACGGCGCGTTACCGGACCTCGAATTCCGCCGTGGCACGAAAGCAGACGCGCCGCTCCTGAAAAAAATGGCGGTGTGGAACAGCATCCATCAGGCAGCCGCCCCATCCTGGCATCCAATTACAAGGGAAACGATGGAAAATGTTCAGAAAAGCTATGTGGCGCTTACGGAAGATGAAGAAGCTTATCTATGGCTCGTTACCCAAGGCGAACAAGCTGCCGGCTTCCATGTGTATTTCCGTATGGAAGACCCTTTCAGTTTAGTGGCGCCCGAAAATTGCGTAGAACTGCCGGCTGCTTCGACTAACCCGGATATGCGTGGGCGCGGAATCGGCCGTGCACTGGCGAACCATTGCTTTAGTGAATTGAAGAAAGAGGGCTATGATTATATTTTTGCTGATTGGCATACGCCGAACCAAATGGCTTCCTACTTCTGGCCGCGAATGGGTTTCCAACCCGTCATGGTCCGGATGTCACGGCAAATCGATCCGCGCATCTCATGGGCGCACGGCCACGATTGAAAAGAGAGCATCGCTTTGCTTGCTCATGGAAACTAGCTTCGTTATACTCGTAGGCGTGTTGGAAATGACGATATTTCCCAGGCCTTTTCCTGAAAAAACTACATTTCTTTGTAGTTTTTTCTTTTTTTATGATTACAGCGTAAAACTGTCGGGAAGGCAAGAAGGGGATTAAATA
Coding sequences:
- the fumC gene encoding class II fumarate hydratase; this encodes MQYRTEKDTIGEIQVEADKMWGAQTQRSVQNFAIGTERMPHEVVMAFAQLKKATAKANHKLGKMSDVKMRAIEAAANEVIEGKWNDHFPLVVWQTGSGTQSNMNMNEVLARRGNEILAEQGSDEKLHPNDDVNMSQSSNDTYPTAMHVAGVLAVTEQLIPAVQKLKATLDEKAKKFDDVIKIGRTHLQDATPLTLGQEISGWRHMLEKSERMIKESVEHMRELAIGGTAVGTGINADPKFGGYVAEFIAEAVGTEFTSAENKFHALTSHDEMVYVHGAVKALAADAMKIANDVRWLASGPRSGIGEITIPANEPGSSIMPGKVNPTQSEALTMVSAQVMGNDAAIGFAASQGNFELNVFKPVIAYNFLQSVRLLTDSLVSFNDNCAIGIEANLDVIENHVKNSLMLVTSLNPHIGYEKAAAIAKQAHNEGTTLKESAVKSGHLTAEQFDEWVRPENMVGK
- a CDS encoding diphthine--ammonia ligase produces the protein MQKTFITSWSGGKDSALAFFRAVQQGHVPIALFTMFEEDGERSRSHGLKKQILEAQAERMGLPLVIGQADWSGYEKEFIHHLQHFKEQGIEMGVYGDIDLQDHLDWVEKVSEKAELDVLHPLWQEARRSLLEELIEEEFKAVITVVDTARVGEEFLGRVFTRELIEELEALGIDACGEEGEFHTTLVDGPIFVEPLPVEFGDIVHDGQYAMLEVKLQTGE
- a CDS encoding GNAT family N-acetyltransferase, which produces MIQIISVEEKHIRQMSALLSKRQARERKIFPYLPDKFEEIDEAEIVIRKLLERPYVSGVVAVRGIDVIGYLIYEFKEEAHRGRYVWMDYESIAISEHEHPRLLRLLYADAGAEWVKHGYFHHVLMAPLGDEMVFEQWFDQGFAFEQKYAILSLDDYEPKNGALPDLEFRRGTKADAPLLKKMAVWNSIHQAAAPSWHPITRETMENVQKSYVALTEDEEAYLWLVTQGEQAAGFHVYFRMEDPFSLVAPENCVELPAASTNPDMRGRGIGRALANHCFSELKKEGYDYIFADWHTPNQMASYFWPRMGFQPVMVRMSRQIDPRISWAHGHD